A DNA window from Haliovirga abyssi contains the following coding sequences:
- the galT gene encoding galactose-1-phosphate uridylyltransferase, translated as MSELRKDPVSKRWVIFAPERSKRPSDYRKDKDEEVKVDLEEESGKCPFCEGKEKTSGDELLAYEKIPGRKPNSPGWWVRVLENKYPALQDESEIGKKGVGIYDKMNGVGHHEIIVETPKHHKCISDLEYNEVEKVIWAYRDRYMTLQEDARMKYVLIFKNYGKDAGASLEHSHSQLIATPVVPKRVEEEISGARHYYEFRDRCVFCDIVTQELADKERIVEENDNFIAFVFFAGRFPYETWILPKKHSSNFENITKKEVMNLAVILKNVLKRIKGALGDPAYNFVIHTLPINGEGQHYYHWHIEIMPKLTKVAGFEWGSGFYINPELPEKAAKILRDTNIE; from the coding sequence ATGTCAGAGCTAAGAAAAGATCCTGTTAGTAAACGATGGGTTATATTTGCACCTGAGCGTTCAAAAAGACCAAGTGATTATAGAAAAGATAAAGATGAAGAAGTAAAGGTTGATTTAGAAGAAGAAAGTGGAAAATGTCCATTTTGTGAGGGAAAAGAAAAAACATCTGGAGATGAATTGTTGGCATATGAAAAAATACCTGGCAGAAAACCAAATTCACCAGGATGGTGGGTTAGAGTATTAGAAAATAAATATCCAGCATTACAAGATGAATCGGAAATAGGGAAAAAAGGTGTTGGAATTTATGATAAAATGAATGGTGTGGGGCATCATGAAATAATAGTTGAAACACCGAAACATCATAAGTGTATTTCTGATCTTGAGTATAATGAAGTAGAAAAAGTAATTTGGGCTTATAGAGATAGATATATGACTCTTCAAGAAGATGCGAGAATGAAATATGTATTGATATTTAAAAATTATGGAAAAGATGCAGGGGCATCACTAGAGCATTCTCATTCGCAATTAATAGCAACTCCAGTTGTGCCAAAAAGAGTAGAGGAAGAGATTTCTGGAGCAAGGCATTATTATGAATTTAGAGATAGATGTGTATTTTGTGATATTGTAACACAGGAGCTTGCTGATAAAGAGAGAATAGTAGAAGAAAATGATAATTTTATAGCATTTGTATTTTTTGCAGGAAGATTTCCATACGAAACGTGGATATTACCTAAAAAACATTCATCTAATTTTGAAAATATAACAAAGAAAGAGGTTATGAATTTAGCTGTTATATTAAAAAATGTATTAAAAAGGATAAAGGGTGCATTAGGTGATCCGGCATATAATTTTGTGATACATACACTTCCTATAAATGGAGAAGGTCAACATTATTATCATTGGCATATAGAAATAATGCCTAAATTAACAAAAGTAGCAGGATTTGAGTGGGGAAGTGGATTTTATATTAATCCAGAATTACCAGAAAAAGCAGCCAAAATATTAAGAGATACTAATATAGAGTGA
- a CDS encoding sensor domain-containing diguanylate cyclase has translation MTIRNKVIISELFILMFIFLFTFIFNNVLLKKVTKIETQEYNIMAVQIKENILNDDIIKKYSNLNEINIIIKKGNYKNEGIKITKIGDKTITGYFSSEKLKEKIILDKYRNYYNSIKKILKTVEIIFFLLIVLIEIIIILIIDKKVLKRIDTLDNRLKYLVKEKEFFLNIDVNGNDEVSSIKNNLNRLLDTIRKITEENQEKQDELERIIYNLPIYIGAVDEKHNIVMWNKMCKEKFGYDREDISTLEKLIEKLAKKDKDKKERILDYMENGKAEDSISGEIITKDGTIRSLKVINMSHIHIKGWKIWIVGIDITETKKYQKTLEREKEKYKLLYEENSAIHMLISESLDILDVNKMFEETLHYEKKDIIGENFVEIIADGNKEKFLENFETIFLGDEVKDLEVKVYDRFMKEKYLLISISNAIIEEEESYEILITAINISDRKKMEKQLEIFANYDSLTGLFNRRIGLDILNQKMKEANRYKNDLSICFVDVNRLKYVNDNFGHSNGDILIQTVAEAIISVKRDSDILCRIGGDEFLIIFDKCNVKQAEFIWDRIKEKFEEYSKDLKFEVTASHGIVEYEENTVIDDFVKKADEKMYVEKEKNKLKNS, from the coding sequence ATGACAATAAGAAATAAAGTCATTATATCAGAGTTATTTATATTAATGTTTATATTCTTATTTACATTTATATTTAATAATGTTTTATTAAAAAAAGTAACAAAAATAGAAACCCAAGAATATAATATTATGGCAGTTCAAATAAAAGAAAATATTTTAAATGATGATATAATAAAGAAATATTCTAATTTAAATGAGATTAATATTATTATAAAAAAAGGAAACTATAAAAATGAAGGAATTAAAATAACAAAAATAGGTGATAAAACTATAACAGGATACTTTTCTTCTGAAAAATTAAAAGAAAAAATAATATTGGATAAATATAGAAATTATTATAATTCAATAAAAAAGATATTGAAAACAGTTGAAATAATATTTTTTTTATTAATAGTGCTTATTGAAATAATAATAATTCTTATTATTGATAAAAAAGTTTTAAAAAGAATAGACACTTTAGATAACAGATTGAAATATTTGGTAAAAGAAAAAGAGTTCTTTTTAAATATAGATGTTAATGGTAATGATGAAGTATCAAGTATAAAAAATAATTTAAACAGACTTTTAGATACTATTAGAAAAATAACAGAAGAAAATCAAGAAAAGCAAGATGAACTGGAAAGAATAATATATAATTTGCCAATATATATTGGTGCTGTAGATGAAAAACATAATATTGTAATGTGGAATAAAATGTGTAAAGAAAAATTTGGTTATGATAGAGAGGATATAAGTACACTAGAAAAACTAATTGAAAAATTAGCTAAAAAGGATAAAGATAAAAAAGAAAGAATTTTAGACTATATGGAAAATGGAAAAGCAGAAGATAGCATAAGTGGAGAAATAATAACTAAAGATGGAACTATAAGAAGTTTAAAAGTAATAAATATGTCGCACATTCATATAAAAGGATGGAAAATATGGATAGTAGGTATAGATATCACAGAGACTAAAAAATATCAAAAAACATTGGAGAGAGAAAAAGAGAAGTATAAACTTTTATATGAAGAAAATAGTGCAATACATATGTTAATTTCAGAAAGTTTGGATATTTTAGATGTGAATAAAATGTTTGAAGAAACTCTTCATTATGAGAAAAAAGATATTATTGGAGAAAATTTTGTTGAAATAATTGCAGATGGCAATAAAGAAAAATTTTTAGAAAATTTTGAAACCATATTTTTAGGCGATGAGGTAAAAGATTTAGAAGTAAAAGTATATGATAGATTTATGAAAGAAAAATATTTGTTGATATCTATATCTAATGCAATAATAGAGGAAGAAGAAAGCTATGAAATATTAATTACTGCAATAAATATTTCAGATAGGAAGAAAATGGAAAAACAGTTAGAAATATTTGCCAACTATGATAGCTTAACAGGACTTTTTAATAGAAGAATTGGTTTAGATATTTTAAATCAAAAAATGAAAGAGGCTAATCGTTATAAGAATGATTTATCAATATGTTTTGTAGATGTAAATAGATTGAAGTATGTAAATGATAATTTTGGGCATTCAAATGGAGATATATTAATTCAAACTGTAGCAGAAGCAATAATTTCTGTAAAGAGAGATTCAGATATTTTATGTAGAATAGGTGGAGATGAATTTTTAATTATATTTGATAAATGTAATGTAAAACAAGCAGAATTTATTTGGGATAGAATTAAAGAAAAATTTGAAGAATATTCTAAAGATTTAAAGTTTGAAGTTACTGCAAGTCATGGAATTGTAGAATATGAAGAAAATACAGTTATAGATGATTTTGTAAAAAAGGCAGATGAAAAAATGTATGTTGAAAAAGAAAAAAATAAGTTGAAGAATAGTTAA